One Streptomyces sp. 840.1 genomic window, ACGAGGTCTTCCGCTGAGCGGACTGGCTCGCTACTGTCCCAAAAATGTGAACGCCCCGTGGCAACGCCGCCGCGGAGCGCAGCCGGTGCCTTGGCCAGGCCGGCGGCCTCTCCGTGCGTCGCCGCTGGGACCGGTGACGCACAATCCGTGGGAACCAGCCGCCGCCGCTCACCAAAGAGGAGAGGGCGTCGTGACCGCGGAGACCTCGCAGACGCTCGACCGAGGACTGCGTGTCCTCAAACTGCTTGCCGACACCGACCACGGACTGACGGTCACCGAGTTGTCCAACAAACTCGGCGTCAACCGCACAGTGGTCTACCGTCTGCTCGCCACCCTGGAGCAACACACCCTGATCCGACGCGACTTGGGCGGCCGGGCCAGAGTCGGCCTGGGCGTGCTGCGGCTGGGCCGGCAGGTGCACCCGCTCGTCCGGGAAGCCGCGCTGCCCGCGCTGCGCTCCCTGGCGGAGGACATAGGGGCCACGGCCCACCTCACGCTCGTGGACGGCACGGACGCGCTGGCCGTCGCGGTGGTCGAACCGACCTGGACGGACTACCACGTGGCGTACCGGGCCGGCTTCCGTCACCCGCTCGACCGGGGCGCCGCGGGACGGGCGATCCTCGCGGCCCGGCAGAAGCCGGTGGGCGAGACCGCGTTCACCCTCACCCACGGTGAGCTGGAGGCCGGGGCGAGCGGGGCGGCGGCCGCGCTGATGGGGGTGACGGGGGTCGAGGGCAGCGTGGGCGTGGTGATGCTCGCCGACGCGGTCCCGGAACGGGTCGGGCCGCGGGTGGTGGACGCGGCCCGGGAGGTCGCTGACGCGCTTCGCTAGCGCGGGCGGCGGGGTGCGGGTGCCTGGCGTGGGCCCGGTCCTTGGCCTTGCCCGGGTCCGGGGCGCGGGGTTCCGTCCTCAAGCGCCGGACGGGCTGGGTTTGTGCGGGGTTCCGTCCTCAAGCGCCGGACGGGCTTGATGTGGCGCGCGGGGTTCCGTCCTGGATCGTCGGACGGGCTCGATGTGGCGCGCCGGGCTCCGTCCTCGGTCGCCGGGCGGGCTTGAGCGGCGCGGGTCACCTCACACAGGTGGGGCCGGTTAGATTGGGCGGGTGCTCACACGTCTTTCGCGCCCCCGCACCCTCGCCCTCTGCGCCCTGCCCGTGCTCGCCCTCTTCGGCGTGGCCGCCTTCGCGCCGCTGCCGTTCACGCTGGCGCAGCCCGGTACGACGGCGAACGTGCTCGGGGACGATCACGGCGCACCGGTGATCACCATCGAGGGCACCCCGACCCGGCCCACCAAGGGCCAGCTGCGGATGACGACGATCGTGGCGACCGGGCCCGACGCCGAAGTCGGGATCAGTGACGTGATCGACAGCTGGTTCCGTACGGACCGGGCGGTCATGCCCCGCGACTCCGTGTACCCGACCGGCGGCTCCGAGAAGGAGATCGAGAAGCACAACCTCGACGACATGGTGCAGTCGCAGGACTCGGCCGTGGACGCGGCGCTGAACTACCTCGGCAGGAAGCCCGGCTCCGTCGACGTCACCCTGCACCTCGCCGATGTGGGCGGTCCCAGCGCGGGCCTGTTCTTCGCGCTCGGGATCGTCGACAAGCTCGACGGCGACGGCTCCGGGGGCGACCTCACCGGCGGCCGCAACATCTCCGGCACCGGCACCATCCAGGCGGACGGCAAGGTCGGCGCGGTCGGCGGCGTCTCCCTGAAGACCCAGGCGGCCCGCCGGGACGGGGCGAGCGTCTTCCTCGTACCGAAGGCGGAGTGCAAGGAGGCGCACGCCGAGCTCCCCGACGGGCTCCGGCTGATCCCGGTCACGACCCTGAAGGGCGCGGTTTCCTCGTTGCGGGCACTGGATCACGGGGGCGAGGTCCCGAGCTGCTGACCGGCGGCTCCGCAGAGCCCGGGGGCCCGTCCGTCCCCGCGCCCGGTTCGTCGTCCATCGTCCGCCAGGCCGGGAAGACCAGCGGGCTCAGCGTCGCGAGCAGGTAGCACCCGCCCATCGCCAGCAGCGCGCCCGAGGCGCCCGCGCTCTCCACCAGCAGCCCGGCCGCGAGGCCGCCGACCGGCATGGCCAGCTCGCAGCCGGCGGTGATCGCCCCGGAGACCCGGCTGCGCAGCGCGTCGGGGACGCTGCCGTAGATCACCGTCGTCAGGATCGGGTTCAGGACGCCGCCCGCGACCCCGCTCAGCACCATCGTCACGGCCAGCGGCAACGTCGTGCCGGTCAGCGCCGCGACCAGGAACCTCGGCGCCCCGCACAGGATCACGCAGACGCTGAACACGGCCCGCCGCGAGTAGCGGTGTCCCACCGCCCCGTACAGCAGCGCACCGGTCAGGCCGCCCGCCCCGAACAGCGCGGTGAGCAGTCCCAGGTCCCGGGCCCCGCCCAGTTCGTCCGAGGCGTGCACCGGCAGCAGTACGGCGTTCCAGCCCTGGTCGGTCCCGTTCATGAACAGAACCATCACCACGACGCCCAGCAGCAGCCGGTTCCCGAACAAGTAGGCGTAGCCCTCCCGCAGTTCACGCTTGTAGGTGGGCAGCGAGACCGGTTCGGCGGTCGTGACCGGCTCGGCCGCGCGCACGCCCCGCAGCCCCGCCGCGATGAGCGCGGCCGAGGTGAGGAAGGTGGCCGCGTCCAGCAGCAGTACGGTCTCCGCGCCGACCAGCGCGATCAGTACCCCGGCCAGCGCCGCGCCGACCATCCTGGCCCCGCGCGAGACCGCGTCGAAGAGGCTGGCGGCGCGGGGGAGCGTGGTGCCGGCGTGTTCGGCGAGGTCGGGGACCAGGACGTAGCGGGCGGTGTTGCCGGGCGTGTGGAACAGCCCGTTGACGGCCATCAGGGCGCAGAGCATCCAGAAGGCGAGCGCGTCGGCGTAGTGGAGCAACGGCACCGCCGCGACGGCGAGTCCGCACACCGTGTCGGAGGCGACGGAGACCCGGCGCCGGCCGATCCGGTCGATGACGGGCCCGCCGACCAGGGCGGACACGACGATCGGGAGGGTCGCGCAGAAGGCGACGACCCCGGCCCGGCCGGCGCTGCCCGTGGTTTCGAGGACGAACCACGGGACGCCGATCAGGGTGAGTGAAGTACCGGCGGTGGATATGGAGTTGGCGGCCAGCACCGCGACGAGCGGCAGGCGGTTGTGTGTGTTCTTCCCCCCGTCCATGGACTACGCCGGGCGAGGGGTGCGGGATGGCGAGCCGGACTGCTCCGGTAGCAGGCGCAGGCCCAACTCGACCATGGTCCAGCCCAGCCGGGACCGCATGTCCATGCGCGGGGCGGGAGGGGCGGCCTCGGTGTCGATGCCGGTACGGGGGTGGGCGCGGCGGAACTCCGCTGCGTGGCGCTGGAGTTCGGCGGAACGGATGGCGTGCAGCTGGAGGTGCGTCTCGGGATGCATGACTCGGTGGTCCCCTCGGTCGGTCAGGCCAGTCGGTCGGTGGGCCGGGTGCGCGGTCGCTCGTGCGGTCCGGCGTGCGGTCACTCGGTGGGACGGGGGAAGACGTGCAGGTGGGTGCGGACCACGGCGGATCCCTCGGTGCCCTCCGGGACCCGGTCCCGGTAGCTGTCGACGAGGTCGTGGATCGCCTCCGCCATTTCCAGGGAGAGTTCGGGCGTGAGGCGCACCTTGAAGTCGCTGAGGTCGTAGGAGCGGAGCCACTCCTCGGGCCAGTCGTGCATGGTGCCGAGCCAGGTGTTCAGCTCCTGGGTGTGCACGGTGGCGACCTCGTGCAGCACGACCCCCATGGCGCCGCGGATCTCCGGGTCGGGGTCGTGGAGGAAGTCCGCGGTGCTGTCGAAGGCGGTGCCCAGGTGGACGGCCTTCCACCAGCGCTCGCGGCCCTTGCCGCGCTCCGGGTCGTCCTCCACGAAGCCGTACGTGGCGAGCTGGCGCAGGTGGTAGCTGGTGGCGCCGCTCGACTCGCCGAGCCGGTCCGCGAGGCCGGACGCGGTGGCCGGGCCGAACTCCCGGAGGTTGTTCAGCAGTCGCAGCCGCAGGGGGTGTGCCAGCCCCCGCAGGGTGCGGGCGTTGACCATGTGGATGTTCGGGGTGCCTGTCGGAGCGCTGTCCGGGCTGCCGTCGGGGCCGGCCTCGTTGTCTGCCATGCCTCAACCATAGAGTTACAAAGAGACCTTTGCAACAGGCTCTTTGCAACATCTTCTTTGGAACTCGCCCCCGCGTTCGCCGGGCGCTTGCCCCGACGTTCGCCCGGTGCTTGCTCGCCACCCGCTCCCGCGGCGGTCAGCCCTCCTTGATGAACCCCTCCGCGACCAGCCAGTCCTTCGCCACCTCGTGCGGGTCGTCCCCGTCGACGTCCACCTTGGCGTTCAGCTCCTGCGCCACCTCTGTGGTCAGCCGCGCGCTGAGCGGGTCCAGCAGGGCAGCGATCACCGGGTACTTCTCGAAGGTCGGGGTGTGGATGACGGGCGCCGCGTTGTAGTTGGGGAAGAAGTGCTTGTTGTCCGTCAGCACGTCGAGGTTCATCGCCTTGATCCGGCCGTCGGTGGTGAACACCTCGCCCAGCAGGCAGGAGTTGGACTTCGACACCTGCGTGTAGACGATCCCGGCGTCCATCTTCTTGATGTTGCCGCCCGGGATCGACATCCCGTACGCCTTCTCCATGCCCGGCAGCCCGTCGT contains:
- a CDS encoding IclR family transcriptional regulator, which produces MTAETSQTLDRGLRVLKLLADTDHGLTVTELSNKLGVNRTVVYRLLATLEQHTLIRRDLGGRARVGLGVLRLGRQVHPLVREAALPALRSLAEDIGATAHLTLVDGTDALAVAVVEPTWTDYHVAYRAGFRHPLDRGAAGRAILAARQKPVGETAFTLTHGELEAGASGAAAALMGVTGVEGSVGVVMLADAVPERVGPRVVDAAREVADALR
- a CDS encoding winged helix-turn-helix domain-containing protein; its protein translation is MADNEAGPDGSPDSAPTGTPNIHMVNARTLRGLAHPLRLRLLNNLREFGPATASGLADRLGESSGATSYHLRQLATYGFVEDDPERGKGRERWWKAVHLGTAFDSTADFLHDPDPEIRGAMGVVLHEVATVHTQELNTWLGTMHDWPEEWLRSYDLSDFKVRLTPELSLEMAEAIHDLVDSYRDRVPEGTEGSAVVRTHLHVFPRPTE
- a CDS encoding S16 family serine protease — protein: MLTRLSRPRTLALCALPVLALFGVAAFAPLPFTLAQPGTTANVLGDDHGAPVITIEGTPTRPTKGQLRMTTIVATGPDAEVGISDVIDSWFRTDRAVMPRDSVYPTGGSEKEIEKHNLDDMVQSQDSAVDAALNYLGRKPGSVDVTLHLADVGGPSAGLFFALGIVDKLDGDGSGGDLTGGRNISGTGTIQADGKVGAVGGVSLKTQAARRDGASVFLVPKAECKEAHAELPDGLRLIPVTTLKGAVSSLRALDHGGEVPSC
- a CDS encoding MFS transporter; translated protein: MDGGKNTHNRLPLVAVLAANSISTAGTSLTLIGVPWFVLETTGSAGRAGVVAFCATLPIVVSALVGGPVIDRIGRRRVSVASDTVCGLAVAAVPLLHYADALAFWMLCALMAVNGLFHTPGNTARYVLVPDLAEHAGTTLPRAASLFDAVSRGARMVGAALAGVLIALVGAETVLLLDAATFLTSAALIAAGLRGVRAAEPVTTAEPVSLPTYKRELREGYAYLFGNRLLLGVVVMVLFMNGTDQGWNAVLLPVHASDELGGARDLGLLTALFGAGGLTGALLYGAVGHRYSRRAVFSVCVILCGAPRFLVAALTGTTLPLAVTMVLSGVAGGVLNPILTTVIYGSVPDALRSRVSGAITAGCELAMPVGGLAAGLLVESAGASGALLAMGGCYLLATLSPLVFPAWRTMDDEPGAGTDGPPGSAEPPVSSSGPRPRDPVPATRKPRPSGS